The proteins below are encoded in one region of Sphingobacterium sp. R2:
- a CDS encoding DUF502 domain-containing protein, whose product MFSKLIRGFINYLIRGILVVVPLAGAIFLIVWIVASIDSSLNLTEHFLEDEKGHPLYIPGIGILTVILVLVLAGVIFTNFVTDPIKVWINHQIKRIPLLNTLYTSIKDFTEAFVGDAKKFNEPVLVTVNEFGLKKIGFLTQHDLKSIGLKDEVMVYFPYSYSFAGQVVIISADKVKKLEMSPTDAMKLVVSGGVSGIDH is encoded by the coding sequence ATGTTTAGTAAATTGATTAGGGGATTCATTAATTATTTGATTCGCGGGATTTTGGTTGTTGTTCCATTGGCCGGTGCGATCTTTCTAATTGTCTGGATTGTGGCATCAATTGATTCTTCGTTAAATCTGACCGAGCATTTTTTGGAGGATGAAAAGGGACATCCACTCTATATTCCGGGTATAGGTATTTTGACTGTCATTTTGGTACTGGTTTTGGCCGGTGTTATATTTACAAATTTTGTTACCGATCCAATTAAAGTTTGGATTAACCACCAAATCAAAAGGATACCACTCTTAAATACGTTGTACACCTCCATAAAAGACTTTACTGAGGCATTTGTTGGCGATGCAAAGAAATTTAATGAGCCTGTATTGGTGACTGTCAATGAATTTGGTCTGAAGAAGATCGGATTTTTGACGCAGCATGATTTGAAAAGTATAGGTCTTAAAGACGAAGTGATGGTCTATTTTCCATACTCGTATTCTTTTGCAGGCCAGGTGGTCATTATCAGTGCGGATAAGGTGAAAAAATTGGAGATGTCTCCCACAGATGCGATGAAGTTGGTCGTTTCTGGCGGTGTGAGTGGGATCGACCATTAG
- a CDS encoding Cof-type HAD-IIB family hydrolase, protein MDLVYLTLTHKFMIKAIFFDIDGTLLSFKTHQVPESTQRAFQLLKEKNIKVFVSTGRSYNQLEHIHYLNFDGYITFNGGYCVTKEQEVIYKNNIHENDIRSLLHYAKKHEDLTFSFMSEKEISLNRATPEVLAMYKQVNVPTPPIRDYERDFDLDTVMQINVFISPEEEAEFMRNVMPNSIASRWTPIFADINPMGQSKKIGIDVFLDHFNFTREETMSFGDGGNDITMLAHTHIGVAMGNANPEVKEIADYITDSVDENGIWNALKHFDII, encoded by the coding sequence ATGGATTTAGTATATTTGACTTTGACCCATAAGTTCATGATTAAAGCTATCTTTTTTGACATCGATGGAACTTTGCTAAGTTTCAAAACACATCAAGTTCCCGAATCTACTCAACGTGCATTTCAATTATTAAAAGAAAAAAATATCAAGGTGTTTGTATCAACAGGAAGATCCTACAATCAGCTCGAGCATATTCACTATCTTAATTTTGACGGTTACATAACCTTCAATGGCGGATATTGCGTTACAAAGGAACAGGAAGTTATCTATAAAAATAATATTCATGAAAATGATATCCGCTCCTTATTGCACTATGCCAAAAAACATGAAGACTTGACTTTTTCATTTATGTCAGAAAAAGAAATTTCGTTAAATCGGGCTACACCTGAGGTGTTAGCGATGTACAAGCAGGTTAATGTCCCTACTCCACCTATTCGCGATTACGAACGGGATTTTGATCTAGACACGGTGATGCAGATTAATGTTTTCATCAGTCCGGAAGAAGAAGCCGAATTTATGAGAAACGTGATGCCGAACTCAATCGCATCAAGGTGGACACCAATTTTCGCCGATATTAATCCGATGGGTCAGAGCAAAAAGATAGGAATAGATGTTTTTTTAGATCATTTCAACTTCACCCGGGAAGAAACCATGTCGTTTGGCGATGGAGGCAATGATATCACCATGCTAGCACACACACATATTGGAGTTGCTATGGGCAATGCAAATCCCGAGGTCAAGGAAATTGCAGATTATATAACTGACAGCGTCGATGAGAATGGTATCTGGAATGCACTAAAACACTTCGACATCATCTAA
- a CDS encoding bifunctional UDP-N-acetylmuramoyl-tripeptide:D-alanyl-D-alanine ligase/alanine racemase — MYKISEIVQIFHPNRTFITDPNSFVQHLFYDSRKIVQADHGIFFALKKNRDGHHYLKEAYAKGVRNFVLQVDEQQEVELSGANIVWVEDSLVAMQALVAFHRQKFDYPLIGITGSNGKTIVKEWLFQLMSPEYKIYRSPKSYNSQLGVALSLWGLSDEYNLAIIEAGISEKGEMTRLEQMIKPTIGVLTNIGVAHKTGFESKAEKIDEKLQLFTHVETIIFPYSYLENVQLPYRPRKFSWGFEEGLSLEVYSIKQINDRFTLVTFYYAGRTFAVEVPFVDKGNVENAINCVAVMLRFGYEGAVIAARIKNLQPVAMRLELKKGKNNSSIIDDSYSNDLDALQIALEFLNQQGQHPFKMLILSDISGVSIDDVKSLAKLKRLLSEYHLDQLILIGEVLPKLASQFDVPSISYMDTTAFLADMRSVSFENATVLLKGGREFHFERISGQLVAKSHDTVLEINLNALENNLNVYRQLLPKHVKLMTMVKAFSYGSGSFEIANLLQFNRVDYLTVAFADEGVDLRGAGITLPIVVMSPDESSFESIVQYNLEPEIYSFRILFSFLNFLKGKQVNSFPIHIKIDTGMHRLGFMPDEVDQLITFLNTASILKVKSAFSHLASAGNERDNEFTQRQIDLLNECTKRLQDGIGYSFLRHIAATSGIELWPNAYFDMVRLGIGLYGVDIERHDLPIREASILKTNVTQIKYLAASETVGYNRHGVLHRDSKIATIKIGYADGYDRRFGNGIGQMMVNGVLVPTIGDICMDMCMLDVTDVEVGEEDEVIVYPDIKSSAKAIGTIPYELLTSISQRVKRVYFYE, encoded by the coding sequence CCAATTCTTTTGTCCAACATTTATTTTACGATAGCCGTAAGATCGTCCAGGCTGATCATGGGATTTTCTTTGCATTAAAGAAAAATAGAGACGGTCACCATTATTTGAAAGAGGCCTATGCTAAAGGCGTTCGGAATTTCGTATTGCAAGTTGACGAACAGCAGGAAGTAGAGTTATCGGGAGCAAATATCGTTTGGGTTGAGGATAGTTTGGTCGCCATGCAAGCATTAGTGGCCTTTCATCGACAAAAATTTGATTATCCCCTCATAGGCATAACAGGTAGCAATGGTAAAACAATTGTCAAGGAATGGCTTTTCCAGTTGATGTCACCAGAATATAAAATCTATCGAAGCCCCAAGAGCTACAATTCGCAACTTGGCGTGGCTTTGTCACTTTGGGGACTATCCGATGAATATAATCTCGCTATCATCGAAGCTGGAATTTCTGAAAAAGGTGAGATGACACGTCTTGAGCAGATGATCAAACCTACCATTGGTGTATTGACCAATATAGGTGTCGCCCATAAGACAGGTTTTGAATCGAAAGCGGAGAAGATTGATGAAAAGCTTCAGCTATTTACACATGTGGAAACCATCATCTTTCCATACAGTTATCTCGAAAATGTTCAGTTACCTTATCGACCGCGTAAGTTTTCTTGGGGGTTTGAGGAAGGACTTTCTTTAGAGGTTTATTCGATCAAGCAGATCAATGATCGATTTACACTGGTTACCTTCTATTATGCGGGTCGTACCTTCGCTGTTGAAGTGCCATTTGTGGACAAAGGAAATGTAGAAAATGCAATTAACTGTGTCGCGGTTATGTTGCGGTTTGGATACGAGGGTGCGGTAATTGCTGCTCGAATTAAGAACCTGCAACCCGTGGCCATGCGTCTCGAGTTAAAAAAGGGGAAAAATAATAGTTCAATTATCGATGACTCCTATAGTAATGACTTGGATGCACTGCAAATTGCGCTCGAGTTTTTGAATCAGCAGGGCCAACATCCATTTAAGATGTTGATTTTATCAGATATCTCAGGTGTCAGTATAGATGATGTCAAAAGTTTGGCCAAGCTAAAACGTCTGCTTAGCGAGTACCACTTGGATCAATTGATATTGATTGGTGAGGTTTTGCCGAAATTGGCGTCGCAGTTCGATGTACCTTCTATTTCTTATATGGACACAACTGCTTTCTTAGCTGATATGAGATCCGTTTCTTTTGAGAATGCAACCGTATTGCTGAAAGGAGGGCGGGAATTTCATTTTGAGCGTATCAGTGGGCAATTAGTGGCCAAATCACATGATACAGTACTTGAAATTAATCTGAATGCACTGGAAAATAATTTGAATGTATACAGACAATTACTGCCAAAGCATGTGAAGCTTATGACCATGGTAAAAGCTTTTTCTTATGGAAGTGGCAGTTTTGAAATTGCCAATCTTTTGCAATTTAACCGTGTGGATTATCTTACCGTAGCTTTTGCCGATGAAGGAGTTGATTTGCGGGGCGCTGGCATCACACTACCGATTGTTGTGATGAGTCCCGACGAAAGCTCTTTCGAGTCCATCGTGCAATATAATCTTGAACCGGAAATCTATAGTTTTAGAATTTTGTTCTCCTTTTTGAATTTTTTGAAGGGTAAACAGGTAAACTCCTTCCCAATTCATATTAAGATTGATACAGGGATGCACCGCCTCGGATTTATGCCTGATGAGGTCGATCAATTGATAACTTTTCTCAACACGGCATCCATTTTAAAAGTAAAATCGGCATTTTCCCATTTAGCGTCTGCAGGAAATGAAAGGGATAACGAATTTACTCAGCGACAAATTGATCTGCTTAATGAGTGCACAAAACGTCTGCAGGATGGTATAGGATATTCTTTTCTCCGTCATATTGCTGCCACTTCAGGTATCGAATTGTGGCCAAATGCTTATTTTGATATGGTCAGGTTGGGGATCGGTCTCTATGGAGTTGATATTGAGCGCCATGATTTGCCAATCCGTGAGGCAAGCATACTAAAAACCAATGTAACACAAATAAAATACCTTGCAGCCAGTGAGACCGTTGGGTATAATCGTCATGGCGTCCTGCATAGAGATAGTAAGATTGCCACGATAAAAATCGGTTATGCAGACGGGTACGATAGGCGTTTTGGGAATGGCATAGGTCAAATGATGGTTAACGGTGTTTTGGTTCCTACGATAGGAGATATATGTATGGATATGTGTATGCTTGATGTAACTGATGTTGAGGTAGGTGAGGAAGACGAAGTTATCGTATATCCCGATATCAAATCGTCGGCCAAGGCAATCGGGACTATCCCCTATGAATTGCTCACGAGTATTTCTCAGCGGGTAAAAAGAGTATATTTTTATGAATAG
- the dnaE gene encoding DNA polymerase III subunit alpha: protein MYIIFDTETTGLPKRWDAPITDTDNWPRCIQLAWQIHDEMGNLVEHQDFLIKPDGFDIPYDSEKIHGISTALAEEQGAPIQQVLEKFNIALNKAKFVIGQNIGFDLNIMGCEFYRYGITTDMANMPVLDTCTEVTAELLKIPGGRGGRFKLPNLTELHSYLFGVPFAEAHNATADVEATARCFLELVRRQVFTAEDLQVDTGYFVDFKINNPGPIPTVGLKHVNLKAASDEIRRQSEPEENRVVVDAEALAALKDAKFAHLHNHSQFSILQSTMSYDRLVSAAIKDNMPAVALTDHGNMMGAFEFVSRVIGHNKEIEAQNAEAIENGQEPTGQLLKPIVGCEFFVCENHKDKSRKDNGYQIVLLAKNKRGYHNLAKLASYAYTSGFYYVPRIDKDLILQYKEDVIALSGSLQGEVPNKVLNIGESQAEEALLWWKEHFSDDFYLELMRHGQEDEDRVNQTLLKFSRKYQIKIVATNNTYYEKKGDAHAHDILLCVKDGEKLSTPKGRGRGFRFGLPNQEYYFKSSDEMKALFKDLPEAILNIQEIVDKVEIFKLNRDVLLPKFDIPEEFQVEADLEDGGKRGENKYLAHLCYEGAKKRYEEITDDIRERLDFELATIEKTGYPGYFLIVQDFIAAARAMGVSVGPGRGSAAGSAVAYCLGITNIDPIKYDLLFERFLNPDRVSMPDIDIDFDDEGRGRVMQYVINKYGASQVAQIITYGTMAAKSSIKDTARVLDLPLGDANEIAKLIPNLKLSKIFTLDDAGLKEKLRTEEIEAVNRLKSIADGAGLEAETIRQARVLEGSVRNTGIHACGVIITPDDITNFVPVSLAKDSDLYVTQFDNHVVESAGLLKMDFLGLKTLTLIKDTVENVKLSHGIILDPDQFPIDDELTYELFQRGETIGVFQYESPGMQKYMRDLKPTVFADLIAMNALYRPGPIEYIPSFIKRKHGIDPIIYDLDACEEYLKETYGITVYQEQVMLLSQKLAGFSKGDADVLRKAMGKKQKAVLDKMKPKFISQAEEKGHNAKVLEKIWTDWEAFASYAFNKSHSTCYAWVAYQTAYLKAHFPAEYMAAVLSNNMNDIKQVTFFMEECKRMGLEVLGPDVNESYYKFTVNERGAIRFGIGAVKGVGAGAVDAIVQTRQSGLYKSVFDMAKRIDLRAVNKKAFESLAYAGGFDSFENTHRAQYFHSDENSTGMEKAIRFGQRYKENESSAQASLFGGDGGAELPEPVLAPCPQWGLIEKLKYEKEVIGIYLTSHPLDTYRFEIEHFCQNSVSDLALINKVKAAEVDEETLLEFNRIKNKELVIGGIIASANHRLTKNGKPFASFIIEDYSDSYDMAVFGEEYVKLKGYLQEGYFVQLRGLVQERFRQVGNWGFELRSVQLLSDLREKMAKSFTINIPLPKLNEAFLDGIKDILAQNEIEGVVPSCQLKFKIWDPQDEISVEMPAKSLKINLTNEFLDCIDKFEGVNYRLN, encoded by the coding sequence ATGTATATTATTTTCGATACGGAGACGACGGGTTTACCTAAGCGTTGGGACGCGCCAATTACGGATACGGACAATTGGCCTCGCTGTATTCAATTAGCTTGGCAGATTCACGATGAGATGGGGAATCTGGTCGAACATCAAGATTTCTTAATTAAGCCAGATGGATTTGATATACCCTATGACTCTGAAAAAATACACGGTATATCCACTGCCTTGGCGGAAGAGCAAGGGGCGCCAATTCAGCAGGTCCTGGAGAAATTCAATATCGCATTAAATAAAGCCAAGTTTGTCATTGGTCAGAATATTGGTTTTGATTTGAATATCATGGGCTGCGAATTTTATCGCTATGGTATCACAACCGATATGGCGAATATGCCTGTTTTAGATACCTGTACGGAAGTAACCGCTGAACTACTGAAAATTCCTGGTGGTCGTGGCGGGCGGTTTAAGTTGCCCAATTTGACCGAGTTACATTCCTATTTATTTGGAGTACCATTTGCCGAAGCACATAATGCCACTGCCGACGTAGAGGCGACAGCACGTTGTTTTTTGGAGCTGGTGAGAAGACAAGTGTTTACTGCCGAAGATCTTCAGGTGGACACGGGTTACTTCGTTGATTTTAAAATCAATAATCCGGGTCCTATACCTACGGTGGGGCTAAAGCATGTAAACTTAAAAGCCGCCTCTGATGAAATTAGAAGGCAATCCGAGCCTGAAGAGAATAGAGTTGTTGTGGATGCTGAAGCATTGGCAGCCTTAAAGGATGCTAAATTTGCCCATTTACATAACCATTCTCAGTTTTCAATCCTTCAGTCAACGATGTCGTACGATAGATTGGTTTCGGCAGCGATCAAGGATAATATGCCGGCTGTTGCATTAACGGATCATGGCAATATGATGGGAGCTTTTGAGTTTGTTTCTCGCGTTATAGGTCATAACAAGGAAATTGAAGCTCAAAATGCGGAAGCTATTGAGAATGGACAAGAACCTACTGGTCAGCTCTTAAAGCCCATTGTGGGGTGTGAGTTTTTTGTCTGTGAAAACCACAAAGATAAGTCCAGAAAAGATAATGGTTATCAGATTGTGTTGTTGGCAAAAAATAAGCGCGGTTATCATAATCTGGCGAAGCTCGCTTCTTACGCCTACACTTCAGGATTTTATTATGTACCCCGGATTGATAAAGATCTTATTCTTCAATATAAGGAGGATGTTATCGCTTTGTCAGGAAGCCTGCAAGGAGAAGTTCCTAATAAAGTACTGAATATAGGGGAGAGCCAGGCCGAGGAGGCATTGCTATGGTGGAAAGAGCATTTTAGTGATGATTTTTATCTCGAGTTGATGCGCCATGGCCAGGAAGATGAGGACCGTGTGAACCAAACCTTGCTTAAATTTTCCCGCAAATATCAGATTAAAATTGTTGCGACCAACAATACATATTACGAAAAGAAAGGTGACGCCCATGCGCACGATATTTTATTGTGTGTGAAAGATGGGGAGAAGCTTTCGACTCCAAAAGGTAGGGGCCGGGGATTCCGTTTTGGTTTGCCGAATCAGGAATATTATTTCAAGTCTTCTGACGAAATGAAGGCGCTGTTTAAGGATCTTCCTGAAGCAATTTTGAATATTCAGGAGATAGTTGACAAAGTTGAGATTTTTAAACTAAATCGCGATGTTCTTCTGCCTAAATTTGATATACCTGAAGAGTTTCAGGTAGAAGCGGATCTTGAAGATGGCGGAAAACGAGGCGAGAATAAATACCTCGCACACCTCTGTTATGAAGGTGCTAAAAAACGTTACGAAGAAATCACGGATGATATTCGTGAGCGGCTAGATTTTGAGTTGGCTACTATCGAGAAAACCGGCTATCCTGGTTACTTTTTGATTGTGCAGGATTTTATTGCAGCCGCACGAGCGATGGGGGTGTCGGTGGGGCCTGGACGGGGATCTGCTGCTGGTTCAGCTGTGGCCTATTGTCTTGGGATTACAAATATCGATCCGATTAAGTATGATTTGCTTTTTGAGCGTTTCCTAAATCCCGACCGTGTATCTATGCCCGATATTGATATCGATTTTGATGACGAGGGGCGTGGACGCGTCATGCAATATGTAATCAATAAATATGGTGCAAGTCAAGTTGCCCAGATTATTACCTACGGTACAATGGCTGCTAAATCATCCATTAAAGATACAGCCCGTGTACTTGATTTACCTTTAGGTGATGCTAATGAAATTGCTAAGCTGATTCCAAATCTTAAATTATCCAAAATTTTTACGCTAGATGACGCTGGTTTAAAGGAGAAGCTTAGGACAGAGGAAATTGAAGCCGTCAATAGATTGAAATCTATTGCCGATGGTGCGGGGCTGGAAGCCGAAACAATCCGGCAAGCCCGGGTATTAGAAGGTTCTGTGCGGAATACAGGTATTCATGCCTGCGGCGTTATTATCACACCCGACGATATTACTAACTTTGTTCCTGTTTCTTTAGCAAAAGACTCTGATCTTTATGTAACGCAGTTTGATAATCACGTGGTGGAAAGTGCTGGTTTGCTAAAAATGGACTTCTTAGGTTTAAAGACGCTGACGTTGATCAAAGATACCGTCGAGAATGTCAAATTAAGCCATGGTATTATACTGGATCCAGATCAGTTTCCAATTGATGATGAGCTTACGTATGAGCTCTTCCAACGTGGAGAAACGATTGGTGTATTCCAGTATGAATCTCCAGGGATGCAGAAGTACATGCGTGACCTTAAACCTACGGTATTCGCAGATTTGATTGCGATGAACGCACTCTATCGTCCAGGGCCAATTGAATATATCCCCAGTTTCATTAAGCGTAAGCATGGCATAGATCCGATTATTTACGATTTGGATGCCTGTGAGGAGTATTTAAAAGAAACCTATGGTATTACAGTATATCAAGAACAGGTAATGCTTTTATCTCAAAAGTTAGCTGGATTTTCGAAAGGTGATGCCGATGTTCTGCGGAAGGCTATGGGTAAGAAGCAAAAGGCTGTACTTGACAAGATGAAACCTAAGTTTATTTCGCAGGCCGAGGAGAAGGGGCATAATGCCAAGGTCTTGGAGAAGATATGGACCGATTGGGAAGCTTTTGCGAGTTATGCATTTAATAAATCCCATTCTACATGTTATGCATGGGTAGCCTATCAGACAGCTTATTTGAAAGCACATTTTCCTGCTGAATATATGGCGGCTGTACTTTCTAACAATATGAATGATATCAAGCAAGTAACATTCTTTATGGAAGAATGTAAGCGTATGGGGTTAGAAGTACTTGGACCTGATGTGAATGAATCCTATTATAAATTTACAGTGAATGAGCGAGGCGCTATTCGTTTTGGAATAGGCGCTGTAAAGGGTGTTGGAGCAGGGGCTGTGGATGCTATTGTTCAGACAAGGCAATCGGGTTTATATAAATCCGTTTTTGATATGGCGAAGCGTATTGATTTACGTGCTGTCAATAAAAAGGCATTTGAGAGCTTAGCTTATGCTGGGGGATTTGATAGCTTCGAAAATACACATCGTGCACAATATTTCCACTCCGACGAAAATTCAACCGGCATGGAAAAGGCGATACGTTTCGGACAGCGCTATAAGGAAAATGAAAGTTCAGCCCAGGCAAGTCTTTTTGGTGGTGATGGTGGAGCTGAATTGCCGGAGCCCGTGTTGGCGCCATGTCCACAATGGGGGTTAATTGAAAAGCTTAAATATGAAAAAGAGGTCATTGGTATTTATCTAACTAGTCATCCGTTGGATACCTATCGTTTTGAGATCGAGCATTTTTGTCAGAATTCAGTTTCAGACTTAGCATTGATCAATAAGGTTAAGGCGGCAGAGGTTGATGAAGAGACTTTACTTGAGTTCAATCGAATCAAAAACAAGGAATTGGTAATAGGGGGTATTATAGCTTCTGCGAATCATCGATTAACAAAGAATGGTAAGCCCTTTGCTTCTTTTATCATTGAAGATTATAGTGATTCCTATGATATGGCGGTATTTGGCGAAGAATATGTGAAGTTAAAGGGATATTTGCAGGAGGGATACTTTGTGCAGTTAAGAGGCTTAGTACAGGAGCGCTTTAGACAAGTCGGAAATTGGGGCTTTGAACTACGCAGTGTACAATTGCTTTCTGATCTTCGCGAAAAGATGGCTAAAAGTTTTACGATTAATATTCCATTGCCTAAATTGAACGAAGCATTTTTAGATGGAATTAAGGATATACTTGCGCAAAACGAGATTGAGGGTGTTGTGCCAAGTTGTCAATTGAAGTTTAAAATTTGGGATCCGCAGGATGAGATATCTGTCGAAATGCCAGCTAAAAGTTTGAAAATAAACCTTACAAATGAATTTTTGGATTGCATCGATAAGTTTGAAGGTGTAAATTATCGACTGAACTAG
- a CDS encoding pirin family protein, whose amino-acid sequence MSNIAIVIEERAADIGNFLVGRLLPFRQKRMVGPFIFIDHMGPDTIIEPHFMDIAPHPHIGLSTLTYLFEGNIMHRDSLGNAVEIKPGAVNWMTAGKGVTHSERTPQQLRSTSHNLHGLQIWVALPKELEKMEPNFVHIEQPQLPQWTEDGVSYRLIAGEIKEHRSEVPVYSPLYLIEMKAEEDATIKLGDNLYGESGLYILDGTVKAEGQEFGPKQILVAKDAKLCEFQMKAGTSVYIFGGTPFPEQRYIDWNFVASDLETLREARAKWENHEFPKVPGDNGYIPIPPANPSLGKKKDQ is encoded by the coding sequence ATGTCAAATATTGCAATAGTTATTGAAGAAAGGGCTGCCGATATAGGCAATTTCCTGGTTGGACGCCTTCTTCCCTTCCGGCAAAAACGCATGGTGGGCCCTTTTATCTTTATTGATCATATGGGACCCGATACGATTATCGAACCGCACTTCATGGACATTGCCCCACATCCACATATCGGCTTATCAACGCTGACTTATCTGTTCGAAGGCAATATTATGCACCGTGACAGTCTGGGAAATGCCGTGGAAATCAAACCTGGCGCGGTAAACTGGATGACAGCAGGAAAAGGTGTTACACACTCCGAAAGAACGCCGCAACAATTGCGATCCACATCCCATAATTTGCATGGACTCCAAATTTGGGTTGCTCTACCTAAAGAGCTCGAAAAAATGGAGCCTAATTTTGTACACATCGAACAACCTCAGCTTCCCCAATGGACTGAAGATGGGGTGTCCTATCGGTTAATTGCCGGAGAAATTAAAGAACATCGCTCCGAAGTGCCCGTTTACAGTCCGTTGTATCTGATCGAAATGAAAGCGGAAGAAGACGCGACGATTAAACTAGGGGATAATCTCTACGGCGAAAGTGGTTTATACATCTTGGATGGAACTGTAAAAGCAGAAGGTCAGGAATTCGGACCAAAACAAATTTTGGTCGCCAAAGATGCAAAACTATGCGAATTCCAAATGAAAGCAGGTACTTCGGTATATATTTTTGGCGGAACCCCATTTCCGGAGCAACGTTATATCGACTGGAACTTTGTCGCCTCGGATTTAGAAACGCTGCGGGAGGCAAGAGCTAAATGGGAAAACCATGAATTCCCAAAGGTTCCGGGCGACAATGGCTATATTCCCATCCCACCAGCAAATCCTAGCTTGGGCAAAAAAAAAGATCAGTAA